In Centroberyx gerrardi isolate f3 chromosome 11, fCenGer3.hap1.cur.20231027, whole genome shotgun sequence, the following are encoded in one genomic region:
- the LOC144541723 gene encoding DNA ligase 3-like produces the protein MQSASVISLYSTVLSATKAGSSSSPGPSSSPAKASQGSTLSAQLCDLKHKDCLLREFRKLCAMVADKNGYNVKTQIIENFLKKGSGGDKFHGDVYLTVKLLLPGVVKSVYNLNDKQIVKLFSRIFKGNQDAMVRDLEQGDVSETVRMFFEESKSFPPAAKSLLTIQEVDASLTRLAQLTKEDDQQKELEDIARKCTSNDLKCIIRLIKHDLKMNAGAKHVLDAVDPNAYDAFKASRNLGDVIERVLRNQQEASSGSGPRKLLTIEASLMTPVQPMLAEACKSIEYAMKKCPNGMYSEIKYDGERVQVHKNGDNFSYFSRSLKPVLPHKVSQCNHSHAYIHIHASTHPRSSPRLDTSQDGTAGQSGNALCLPLQD, from the exons ATGCAGTCGGCTTCAGTCATATCATTGTACTCCACTGTCCTGTCAGCTACGAAGGCCGGGAGCTCCAGCAGCCCGGGACCATCCTCTTCCCCAGCCAAAGCCAGCCAAGGCAGCACCCTGTCGGCCCAGCTTTGTGACCTAAAGCACAAGGACTGCCTTCTCAGAGAGTTTCGCAAGCTGTGTGCCATGGTGGCAGACAAGAACGGTTACAATGTCAAGACGCAGATCATCGAGAACTTCCTGAAGAAAGGCTCTGGGGGAG ATAAGTTCCATGGAGATGTTTACCTGAcagtgaagctgctgctgccaggtGTGGTAAAGAGTGTCTATAACCTCAATGACAAACAGATCGTCAAACTCTTCAGCCGCATATTTAAAGGCAACCAGGACGCCATGGTGCGAGATCTGGAGCAG GGGGATGTGTCTGAGACGGTGAGGATGTTCTTCGAGGAGAGTAAATCATTTCCTCCGGCTGCCAAGAGCCTCCTGACCATCCAGGAAGTGGACGCATCGCTGACCCGCCTGGCCCAGCTGACCAAGGAGGATGACCAgcagaaggagctggaggatATTGCCAGAAA ATGCACCAGCAATGACCTGAAATGTATCATTCGACTTATTAAGCATGACTTGAAGATGAATGCTGGAGCGAAGCATGT CTTGGATGCTGTGGATCCAAACGCTTATGATGCCTTCAAGGCCTCTCGCAATCTGGGTGACGTGATTGAGCGCGTGTTGAGAAACCAGCAGGAGGCGTCCAGCGGTTCAGGACCCAGAAAACTCCTCACCATCGAGGCCTCGCTGATGACCCCCGTTCAGCCCATGTTG GCAGAGGCATGTAAGTCCATTGAGTACGCCATGAAGAAATGCCCCAACGGGATGTATTCTGAGATAAAGTATGACGGAGAACGCGTGCAGGTCCACAAGAATGGAGACAACTTCAGCTACTTCAGCCGCAGCCTCAAGCCGGTGTTGCCGCACAAAGTGAGTCAGTGTAATCAttcacacgcatacatacacatacatgcaagcacacacccACGCAGCTCCCCTAGGCTAGATACCAGTCAGGATGGCACTGCAGGTCAGAGTGGAAATGCCTTGTGTTTGCCCTTGCAGGACTGA
- the LOC139918347 gene encoding BRCA2-interacting transcriptional repressor EMSY-like codes for MSHQQTPALWDLGCSQESSLPRCQSVPFCLRLRLLQRRESHGEVIIVTTSPSSNFVPNILSKSHSHNNAAVSKLGSASMLTSSSQKQTVVFPAGSGPASNPTVAVTTVVSSTPSVVMSTVASCGSSAGVKVASARLPSPKTLVGSPTQILAQFPKQQSPKQLQQGSPLVASSVSQSQTSTAPPGSKPTIQIKQESGVKIITQQVQPSKILPKPSSVGLSSSSSSPIMVVSSNGAIMTTKLVSQPTGTQATYTRPTVSPSIGARISATTGGATYVKTTSGSIITVVPKSLATLGGKIISSNIVSGTTTKITTIPMTSKPNVIVVQKTTGKGATIQGLPGKNVVTTLLNAGGEKSLQAVQGSKPAIITASRPITKMIVTQPKGLSSGSQATATKIIPTKIVYGQQGKTQVLIKPKPVFQAAVVSEQTRQLVTETLQQVSRSSDLGQSQTSGQDGPAKDESGGFTESSTLSGEASRSSAREPQPVVHVVTSREQDWAEQEVAVESSPTIIYQDVSGGESQSATSTIKALLELQQTVKEKGESKPRQHTIDLSQMAVPIQLAQEKKPSPESPRPSTSEAESSGEYVTAGKAGRVGLPCDDDDGVMSSSQQPGKPYKTSSQVTLVAKPVPSSSAAPVSHLCQMPSDGHGKLETVLEAGELEGDTLDPQTGLFYRSSQSAADPPKQTTHSLGAQPLPSSQAEAEQSRHAPGSAQPPLPQLQSKPQISQPSSSSSAIFPSTPSLTKKLPKLREQCPPKPQVLTQSPKDRPLPASGQGGAKVAAPGTPTKPLLTPQLPKLQQAPTSHHRPIHTPMSGPPPLQAHHPVSTEKTASSQQPIITQSATVTKITFGSTHHSTPVFSSGEAAAKLIPESSSRPAGGKPSVSDILKISMMEAEIDPSTEPMVVDSSSDCGPLGKALDVGVRAVSGTLDSGQFISSSGASMHHSHPKPQHSQFSHMQGLTAQRNKEDLDVIEVIPQYSILPDSSQSNVVVEPSGFLEITNYTSQQLEEDSPMEQEVDSSNDEAAAASPTEDAPDQP; via the exons ATGAGCC ACCAGCAAACCCCTGCCCTTTGGGACCTTGGGTGTTCACAAG AAAGCAGCCTTCCAAGATGCCAAAGTGTGCCTTTTTGTCTTCGACTGCGTCTACTTCAACGGCGTGAGTCTCATGGAGAG GTGATCATTGTGACGACTTCTCCGAGCTCCAACTTCGTGCCCAACATCCTGTCCAAGTCTCACTCCCACAACAACGCAGCGGTGTCCAAGCTGGGGTCGGCGTCCATGCTGACGAGCTCCAGCCAGAAGCAGACGGTGGTCTTCCCGGCCGGCTCCGGCCCTGCTTCCAATCCCACAGTCGCAGTGACCACAGTGGTGTCGTCTACTCCTTCTGTGGTCATGTCAACTGTTGCATCGT GTGGGTCCTCTGCTGGTGTGAAGGTGGCCTCAGCCAGGCTTCCTTCACCAAAGACCCTGGTGGGGTCTCCCACTCAGATCCTGGCCCAGTTCCCCAAACAGCAGTCACCCAAGCAGCTTCAGCAGGGCTCACCTCTAGTGGCTTCCAGTGTGAGCCAGTCCCAGACCTCCACCGCcccgcccggctccaagcccaCCATTCAGATCAAACAAGAGTCAG GAGTGAAGATAATCACTCAGCAGGTTCAGCCCAGTAAGATCCTGCCTAAGCCTTCCTCCGTGGGcttgtccagcagcagctcctccccGATCATGGTTGTCAGCAGCAACGGAGCCATCATGACCACCAAGCTGGTCTCTCAGCCAACAG gTACCCAGGCCACCTATACGAGACCCACTGTCAGCCCCAGCATCGGCGCCAGAATATCGGCAACCACCGGCGGGGCCACGTACGTCAAGACCACCAGCGGCAGCATCATCACAGTGGTGCCAAAGTCTCTGGCCACACTGGGTGGAAAGATCATCAGCAGCAACATTGTGTCCG gcacgACGACTAAGATCACCACCATCCCCATGACTTCCAAGCCAAATGTCATTGTGGTTCAGAAAACCACGGGGAAAGGAGCGACCATCCAAGGACTGCCTGGCAAGAATGTGGTCACCACGCTTTTAAACGCTGGG GGTGAGAAGAGCCTTCAGGCCGTACAGGGGAGCAAGCCTGCCATCATCACCGCCTCCAGACCCATCACCAAGATGATCGTCACCCAGCCCAAAGGCCTGAGCTCCGGCTCCCAGGCCACCGCCACGAAGATCATACCCACCAAGATAGTCTACGGCCAGCAAGGCAAGACGCAG GTTCTCATCAAGCCCAAGCCGGTGTTCCAGGCGGCGGTGGTGAGCGAGCAGACCAGACAGCTGGTCACCGAGACTCTGCAGCAGGTCTCCCGCTCGTCAGACCTGGGCCAGAGCCAGACCTCCGGCCAGGACGGGCCGGCCAAGGACGAGTCCGGCGGCTTCACAGAGAGCAGCACCTTATCCGGTGAGGCCTCCCGCAGCAGCGCCCGAG AGCCTCAGCCTGTAGTGCACGTGGTGACCTCCAGAGAGCAGGACTGGGCTGAGCAAGAAGTGGCCGTGGAGTCCAGCCCCACCATCATCTACCAGGATGTGTCCGGCGGGGAATCCCAGTCAGCCACTTCCACCATCAAAGCCCTGTtggagctgcagcagacag tgaaggagaagggagagtCCAAACCCAGGCAGCACACCATCGACCTGAGCCAGATGGCGGTGCCCATCCAGCTGGCCCAGGAGAAGAAGCCGAGCCCAGAGTCGCCGAGGCCCTCGACGTCGGAAGCCGAATCCAGCGGCGAGTACGTCACAGCAG GTAAAGCCGGCAGAGTGGGTCTGCCCTGCGACGACGACGACGGGGTCATGTCCTCCAGCCAGCAGCCGGGGAAGCCTTACAAGACCAGCAGCCAGGTGACGCTGGTGGCCAAGCCTGTTCCCAGCTCCTCTGCAGCCCCGGTCTCACACCTCTGCCAGATG CCCTCTGACGGCCACGGCAAGTTGGAGACCGTGCTGGAGGCGGGGGAGCTGGAAGGCGACACCCTGGACCCCCAGACGGGCTTGTTCTACCGCTCCAGCCAATCGGCCGCGGACCCCCCGAAGCAGACGACCCACTCCTTGGGTGCTCAGCCGCTGCCGTCGAGCCAGGCGGAGGCCGAGCAGAGTCGGCACGCGCCCGGCTCCGCCCAGCCGCCGCTGCCGCAACTTCAGAGCAAGCCGCAGATCAGCcagccctcctcttcctcctccgccaTCTTCCCCTCTACACCGTCTCTGACAAAGAAACTCCCCAAGCTACGCGAGCAGTGTCCGCCCAAGCCCCAGGTCTTGACCCAGAGTCCCAAGGACAGACCCCTGCCGGCGTCGGGCCAGGGAGGGGCGAAGGTCGCCGCCCCGGGTACGCCGACCAAGCCCCTGTTGACGCCCCAGCTCCCCAAGCTCCAGCAAGCACCCACGTCCCACCACAGGCCCATCCATACGCCCATGTCCGGGCCCCCGCCGCTGCAGGCCCACCACCCCGTCAGCACGGAGAAGACCGCCTCCAGCCAG cagccaatcatCACGCAGAGCGCCACCGTCACCAAGATCACCTTCGGCAGCACCCACCACTCGACGCCGGTCTTCAGCAGCGGCGAGGCCGCCGCCAAGCTGATCCCCGAGTCCAGCTCCAGGCCGGCGGGCGGCAAGCCCTCGGTGTCCGACATCCTGAAGATCTCCATGATGGAGGCGGAGATCGACCCGAGCACCGAGCCCATGGTGGTGGACTCGTCCAGCGACTGCGGCCCGCTGGGGAAGGCCCTAGACGTCGGGGTGCGGGCCGTCTCGGGGACGCTGGACTCGGGCCAGTTCATCAGCAGCTCCGGCGCCTCCATGCACCATTCGCACCCGAAGCCCCAGCACAGCCAGTTCAGCCACATGCAGGGCCTCACGGCGCAGAGGAACAAAGAAGACCTGGATGTGATTGAG GTGATCCCTCAGTACTCCATCCTGCCGGACTCCAGCCAGTCCAACGTGGTGGTGGAGCCCAGCGGCTTCCTGGAGATCACAAACTACACCAgccagcagctggaggaggacagCCCCATGGAGCAGGAGGTGGACAGCAGCAACGACGAGGCCGCCGCCGCCAGCCCCACGGAGGACGCCCCCGACCAGCcctag